A window of Candidatus Methylomirabilota bacterium contains these coding sequences:
- a CDS encoding phosphoglycerate mutase (catalyzes the interconversion of 3-phosphoglycerate and 2-phosphoglycerate; this enzyme does not require the cofactor 2,3-bisphosphoglycerate as a phosphate donor; BPG-independent PGAM; aPGAM) — protein sequence MDLTLIKQLAVPSSSKIVLFVADGLGGLPREADGRSEMEIARLPNLDALAARSLCGLIDMVGPGIIPGSGPGHLALFGYDPLTYQIGRGVLEACGIDLELRPGDVASRGNFCTLDGEGRITDRRAGRITTDVCERLCRQLDRIRVEGVEIIVRPVKEHRFVVVFRGDGLSDALCDSDPQTIDARPLAVTALSHEAERTAALVNRFLEQARGILKAEQRANMILLRGFALPPRLPAFPDLLGLRAVAITCYPMYRGLAKLVGMEALPFCADLDDELRTLSANWDRYDFFYVHFKGTDRAGEDGDFDAKVAALEEADRRIPDFLALHPDVFIVTGDHSTPVVLKSHSWHPVPFLLWSRWSRPSGVERFTERECARGPVARMHAIDLIPMAMANALRFKKFGA from the coding sequence ATGGATCTGACGCTTATCAAGCAACTTGCCGTTCCTTCGTCCTCGAAGATCGTCCTGTTCGTCGCCGACGGGCTTGGGGGCCTGCCGAGAGAGGCCGATGGTCGGAGTGAAATGGAGATCGCAAGGCTCCCTAATCTCGACGCCCTTGCCGCTCGTTCGCTCTGCGGTCTCATCGATATGGTGGGTCCGGGAATCATCCCCGGCAGCGGACCCGGCCACCTCGCCCTTTTTGGTTACGATCCGTTGACGTATCAGATCGGACGGGGGGTGCTCGAGGCGTGCGGCATCGACCTGGAACTTCGTCCGGGTGACGTCGCGAGTCGTGGCAACTTCTGCACACTTGACGGGGAGGGCAGGATTACGGACCGGCGCGCCGGTCGAATCACGACGGATGTCTGTGAACGTTTGTGTCGGCAACTCGACCGGATCCGGGTCGAGGGGGTAGAGATTATTGTACGGCCCGTCAAGGAGCATCGGTTCGTCGTCGTATTTCGGGGGGATGGGCTCTCGGATGCCTTGTGCGACTCCGATCCTCAGACCATCGATGCGCGACCGCTTGCGGTCACGGCGCTCAGCCATGAGGCCGAACGGACGGCAGCGCTGGTGAACCGGTTTCTGGAACAGGCGCGCGGCATCCTCAAGGCGGAGCAGCGGGCCAATATGATTCTCCTCAGGGGATTTGCTCTGCCGCCAAGGCTGCCGGCGTTTCCCGACCTGCTGGGGCTCCGTGCGGTAGCGATCACCTGTTATCCGATGTACCGCGGTCTCGCCAAACTTGTCGGCATGGAGGCGTTACCCTTCTGCGCCGATCTGGATGACGAACTCCGGACGTTGTCGGCCAACTGGGACCGGTACGATTTCTTCTACGTCCATTTCAAGGGGACCGATCGGGCCGGTGAGGACGGCGACTTTGACGCGAAGGTGGCCGCGCTGGAAGAGGCGGATCGGCGGATTCCCGATTTTCTTGCGCTTCACCCCGATGTCTTTATCGTGACCGGCGATCATTCGACCCCGGTCGTGCTGAAAAGCCATAGCTGGCATCCGGTCCCCTTTCTGCTGTGGTCGCGATGGTCTCGCCCGAGCGGGGTCGAGAGATTTACAGAGCGGGAGTGTGCGCGGGGACCGGTGGCACGAATGCACGCGATCGATCTCATCCCAATGGCCATGGCCAACGCCTTGCGATTCAAGAAATTCGGGGCCTGA
- a CDS encoding IscS subfamily cysteine desulfurase produces MAATLPLYMDHMATTPVASEVFEAMRPYFCERFGNPASRSHSFGWVAEEAVEQARAQVAHLLGCRAAEIVWTSGATEADNLAIKGVASAYREKGRHIITSTTEHHAVLDTCRRLEREGCQVTYLPVDNTGRVDPTDIERAIRKDTILISIMAANNEIGTLQPVAEIGRIAKRHGVLFHTDAAQYVGKLPLSVDDWQVDLLSASAHKCYGPKGVGALYVRMTKPRVTLIPQMDGGGHEKGRRSGTLNVPGCVGFGAACALAERELQTEPARLLALRERLRNALWSGLDFLHLNGHPTDRLPGNLNISFEFVEGESLLMALKGIAVSSGSACTSATVEPSYVLLAIGLNAELAHASIRFGLGRSNSEEEVDYVAARVIENVSRLRALSPLYEMALEGIDVKDTRWSIRAC; encoded by the coding sequence ATGGCAGCGACCCTTCCTCTCTACATGGATCATATGGCGACGACGCCCGTCGCCTCGGAGGTGTTCGAGGCGATGCGTCCGTACTTCTGCGAGCGGTTCGGCAATCCGGCCTCTCGGAGCCACTCGTTTGGGTGGGTGGCGGAGGAGGCGGTGGAGCAGGCCCGCGCCCAGGTTGCGCACCTGCTCGGCTGTAGGGCCGCAGAGATCGTCTGGACGAGCGGCGCCACCGAGGCGGACAATCTTGCGATCAAAGGGGTCGCGTCGGCCTACCGAGAGAAGGGCCGACACATCATCACCTCAACGACCGAGCATCATGCGGTTCTCGATACGTGTCGGCGGCTGGAACGGGAGGGCTGTCAGGTGACCTACCTTCCGGTAGATAATACCGGGCGGGTCGATCCGACCGACATCGAGCGAGCGATCAGAAAGGATACAATCCTGATCTCGATCATGGCGGCGAACAACGAGATCGGGACGCTGCAACCGGTCGCCGAAATCGGCCGGATCGCGAAGCGTCATGGGGTCCTGTTTCATACCGACGCCGCCCAGTACGTCGGGAAACTCCCGCTATCGGTGGACGACTGGCAGGTCGATCTCCTTTCGGCGTCAGCGCATAAGTGTTATGGTCCGAAGGGGGTGGGCGCGCTTTACGTGCGGATGACCAAGCCTCGCGTCACACTCATTCCACAGATGGACGGCGGCGGCCACGAGAAGGGGCGTCGCTCCGGGACGCTGAATGTCCCGGGGTGCGTCGGGTTCGGTGCCGCCTGTGCGCTTGCCGAACGCGAGCTTCAAACCGAGCCCGCGCGACTCCTTGCACTTCGCGAGCGGTTACGCAACGCGCTGTGGTCCGGCCTGGACTTTCTGCACCTCAACGGTCACCCCACCGACCGGCTTCCCGGCAATCTGAACATCTCGTTCGAGTTCGTTGAGGGCGAGTCGTTGCTGATGGCGCTGAAGGGAATCGCCGTCTCGTCGGGCTCTGCGTGCACCAGCGCCACGGTTGAGCCCTCATATGTGCTGCTGGCGATCGGACTGAATGCCGAACTCGCCCATGCCAGCATCCGTTTCGGACTGGGTCGGTCGAATAGCGAGGAAGAGGTGGACTACGTGGCCGCCCGCGTGATAGAGAATGTGAGCCGCCTGCGGGCGCTCTCGCCATTATACGAGATGGCGCTTGAGGGGATCGATGTGAAAGACACCCGGTGGAGTATTCGGGCGTGTTGA
- a CDS encoding NADH-quinone oxidoreductase subunit B, with product MKELQLTNTEGPITKAEEEEFERGLLLTTLDNLVNWARKSSIWPASFGLACCAIEMMATGASRFDLARFGAEVFRGSPRQSDLMIVAGRVSRKMAPVLRRIYDQMPEPKWVIAMGACASCGGIFNTYTIVQGVDQIVPVDVYVPGCPPRPEQLIHGIMLLQEKIAKERPSKQGLFHLPWKRAA from the coding sequence ATGAAAGAACTTCAGTTGACGAATACAGAGGGGCCGATCACCAAGGCGGAAGAAGAAGAATTCGAGCGGGGGCTCCTGTTGACGACCCTGGACAACCTGGTTAATTGGGCGAGGAAGTCATCGATCTGGCCGGCGAGCTTCGGACTGGCCTGCTGTGCCATTGAAATGATGGCCACGGGCGCCTCGCGATTCGATCTGGCTCGATTCGGGGCCGAGGTCTTTCGCGGATCGCCGCGTCAATCCGACCTGATGATTGTGGCCGGTCGTGTGAGCCGAAAGATGGCGCCGGTCCTCAGAAGGATCTACGATCAGATGCCTGAGCCGAAGTGGGTGATTGCCATGGGCGCGTGTGCGTCCTGCGGCGGGATCTTTAACACCTATACCATCGTTCAGGGCGTAGATCAGATCGTTCCGGTTGATGTCTATGTGCCGGGCTGCCCGCCCAGACCGGAGCAGTTAATTCACGGGATCATGCTGCTGCAGGAAAAGATCGCGAAGGAGCGGCCGAGCAAGCAGGGTCTTTTTCACCTGCCCTGGAAACGGGCGGCATAA
- a CDS encoding NADH-quinone oxidoreductase subunit NuoI, translated as MIAEILKGMATTFKHIFRKPVTVSYPEERLPLAPRYRGLHMLVVGDDGMERCVGCELCAVACPADAIYVEAAENTEQERHSKGERYAKVYKIHMLRCIFCGYCEEACPEEAIVLGKQYEIASYERGEFVYGKERLMTPLAEALKQRPDLHPDW; from the coding sequence ATGATCGCCGAGATCTTGAAGGGGATGGCGACGACATTCAAGCATATCTTCCGGAAGCCGGTGACGGTCTCCTATCCGGAAGAGCGGCTGCCGCTGGCGCCTCGCTACCGCGGCCTGCACATGCTTGTGGTGGGCGACGATGGGATGGAGCGGTGCGTAGGATGCGAATTATGTGCGGTCGCCTGTCCGGCCGACGCGATCTATGTGGAGGCGGCTGAAAATACCGAGCAGGAGCGCCACTCCAAAGGTGAGCGCTATGCGAAGGTGTACAAGATTCACATGCTGCGGTGTATCTTTTGCGGCTACTGCGAAGAGGCCTGCCCTGAGGAGGCGATTGTGCTGGGCAAACAGTACGAGATCGCATCCTACGAGCGGGGAGAGTTTGTGTACGGAAAGGAGCGTTTGATGACGCCGCTGGCTGAGGCGCTGAAGCAGCGGCCTGATCTTCACCCCGACTGGTAG
- a CDS encoding formate dehydrogenase accessory sulfurtransferase FdhD has product MAMHRIVRYRGGSFETVEIPVVGEQPLTIFVNGHELATLLCTPVKLDGLVLGFLSFEGIIRSLDEVRSFEVFAEEGVADVRLTQKFTPPHRRILTSGCTGGITFGMPMEGVTGFPEDATLHPEQPFDLMKQLYAEAYLYRESRGIHAAALSDGKRLLLVAEDVGRHNALDKIHGEALLQGISTAGRILLSTGRISSEMLRKGAHMRTPFVISRTSPTGLAIAAAKRFGITVIGYCRSEGFNVYSHPERLLPQQVSLMAASH; this is encoded by the coding sequence ATGGCTATGCATCGGATTGTTCGGTATCGCGGCGGTTCATTCGAGACGGTCGAGATCCCGGTGGTAGGAGAGCAACCCCTCACGATCTTCGTCAACGGGCATGAACTCGCGACATTGCTCTGTACGCCGGTCAAGCTCGACGGACTGGTCCTGGGATTTCTCAGTTTTGAGGGGATCATCCGCTCGCTCGATGAGGTGCGATCGTTTGAGGTGTTTGCCGAGGAGGGGGTGGCGGATGTCAGGCTGACTCAGAAATTTACCCCCCCGCATCGGCGCATCCTGACCTCCGGGTGCACCGGAGGGATCACGTTCGGCATGCCGATGGAGGGAGTCACGGGGTTCCCTGAAGACGCGACCCTGCATCCGGAGCAACCGTTCGATCTCATGAAACAGTTGTATGCTGAGGCGTATCTCTACCGGGAGTCGCGTGGTATTCACGCCGCGGCCCTGAGCGATGGCAAGCGATTGTTGTTGGTTGCTGAGGACGTCGGCCGTCATAACGCACTGGACAAAATTCACGGTGAAGCGTTGCTGCAAGGGATTTCCACCGCCGGGCGAATCCTCCTATCTACCGGTCGGATCTCGTCCGAGATGCTCCGCAAAGGGGCCCACATGCGGACCCCATTCGTTATCTCTCGTACCTCACCCACCGGCCTCGCTATTGCCGCGGCCAAGCGCTTCGGCATCACCGTGATCGGCTACTGCCGTAGCGAAGGATTCAATGTGTACAGCCATCCGGAACGTTTGCTGCCGCAGCAGGTGTCACTCATGGCCGCCAGCCACTAA
- the mtnN gene encoding 5'-methylthioadenosine/S-adenosylhomocysteine nucleosidase produces MPFKGKALCLIVVLHALVLPVVAQAALGIIVARTADLKVVRKAMEGEGVVVRNGREFYSGRIGAVPVVIIRSPRGKIQNAITTQMLLQHFPMDRVISLGTAGALDNALEPGDILIAQSALEHDTGTMKPYGLIWEGRDNEGSRTKDSSAAQRKFTTLAREAALRLSERNGGFHVVEGPLVSGDQFIASEPKKEWLVKRFGAKAVDMTGAAVAQACEAHGVPFLLIRLITDRAGDQAGDEYVDSLRRFEGRLGQIVTEFVRQMSSSPVTPEATP; encoded by the coding sequence ATGCCGTTCAAGGGGAAGGCGCTCTGCCTGATCGTCGTCCTCCACGCGCTTGTGCTGCCGGTCGTGGCGCAGGCCGCCCTGGGGATCATCGTAGCCCGCACAGCCGACCTCAAGGTGGTCCGAAAGGCGATGGAAGGGGAAGGGGTCGTGGTGAGGAATGGGCGAGAGTTCTACTCAGGGAGGATTGGCGCTGTTCCGGTGGTGATCATCCGATCGCCCAGGGGGAAGATCCAGAATGCCATAACCACCCAGATGCTCCTCCAGCACTTCCCCATGGACAGGGTCATCTCCCTCGGGACTGCCGGGGCCCTTGATAATGCGCTTGAGCCGGGCGATATCCTGATCGCCCAATCGGCCTTGGAGCACGATACCGGCACCATGAAGCCGTACGGGCTGATCTGGGAGGGGCGAGATAACGAGGGGTCGAGAACAAAAGATTCCTCAGCGGCTCAGCGAAAGTTCACTACCCTTGCACGAGAGGCAGCCTTGCGACTCTCAGAGCGGAATGGAGGATTTCATGTCGTGGAGGGGCCTCTTGTCTCCGGCGACCAGTTCATCGCCTCCGAGCCGAAGAAGGAGTGGCTGGTCAAACGCTTCGGCGCCAAGGCCGTGGATATGACCGGGGCGGCTGTGGCCCAGGCCTGTGAAGCCCATGGCGTGCCATTTCTCCTCATCCGTCTCATCACCGACCGGGCAGGCGATCAGGCCGGGGACGAGTACGTGGACTCGCTCCGACGCTTTGAGGGACGATTGGGCCAGATCGTGACGGAGTTCGTCAGGCAGATGTCGTCCTCACCTGTCACCCCAGAAGCTACGCCATGA
- a CDS encoding YgiT-type zinc finger domain-containing protein, with the protein MKCDICGKNGAKVRRLTQTVGRGSSSFLVRNVPVVSCLSCGESYLTAETLKELERMRLHWRELTKQEKVPVATFVDTA; encoded by the coding sequence ATGAAGTGTGATATCTGCGGTAAGAACGGTGCGAAGGTCCGACGCCTGACACAGACCGTCGGCAGGGGCAGCTCCAGCTTCCTCGTACGTAACGTGCCCGTTGTCAGTTGTTTGAGCTGCGGCGAGAGCTATCTCACTGCTGAGACGCTCAAGGAACTCGAGCGAATGCGGCTACACTGGCGCGAGTTGACCAAGCAGGAGAAAGTGCCGGTTGCAACCTTCGTGGACACGGCATGA
- a CDS encoding DNA-binding protein, with product MPAITVKNIPPDLYELLKRSAAANRRSINSEVITCIERVVRGRKINTEALLARARELRRQTRRHPIADSTFKAAKLVGRP from the coding sequence ATGCCAGCGATTACCGTCAAAAATATTCCTCCTGATCTATACGAACTGCTCAAACGGTCGGCTGCGGCCAACCGGCGCAGCATCAATAGTGAAGTGATTACCTGTATCGAGCGTGTGGTGCGGGGCCGGAAGATCAACACTGAGGCTCTGCTCGCGCGCGCACGAGAGCTGCGCCGGCAAACCAGGCGTCATCCAATCGCTGACAGTACATTCAAGGCAGCCAAACTTGTGGGCCGCCCGTGA
- a CDS encoding VapC toxin family PIN domain ribonuclease: MIVVDTNIIGYLYLESVHSAQVERVLLKEGDWAAPLLWRSEFRNVLALYIRKRWLSLEESGQIMSEALSFMDGNEYHVDSEHVLKLVAASSCSAYDCEFVALAQDLGITLVTVDQQILRDFPEVAVSLLGFIGT; the protein is encoded by the coding sequence GTGATCGTCGTCGACACAAATATAATCGGCTATTTGTACCTGGAAAGCGTGCATTCGGCGCAGGTTGAACGAGTCCTGCTGAAAGAGGGGGATTGGGCCGCGCCGTTGCTGTGGCGGAGTGAGTTTCGAAATGTGCTCGCCCTGTATATTCGCAAGCGATGGTTGTCGTTAGAGGAGAGTGGGCAGATCATGAGTGAAGCGCTTAGCTTCATGGATGGTAACGAGTACCATGTTGACTCTGAACACGTGCTGAAGTTGGTTGCTGCGAGTTCGTGTTCGGCCTACGATTGCGAGTTTGTAGCGCTTGCCCAGGACCTCGGGATTACCTTGGTGACGGTCGACCAGCAGATCCTGCGTGACTTCCCCGAGGTGGCCGTGTCGTTACTGGGCTTTATCGGTACCTAG
- the lipA gene encoding lipoyl synthase, whose product MLQPIETTPLLSLPEIVGSPKPPWLKVRAPGSPNYLRLKRLLREHQLHTICEEALCPNIGECWQQLTATFLILGEVCTRNCGFCAAAHGKPTELDLAEPERVAKAISELGLAHVVITSVNRDDLADGGASIFAAVMRRIRERLPDCSVELLVPDFRSNEAALRTVVEAAPAILSHNVETVPRLYREVRPGSDYEQSLNLLARARRMAPTLATKSGVIVGFGESWAELLRTMADLRAVDCDILTLGQYLRPSPMHLPIRKYYTPEEFTELKVIGDEMGFKYVESGPLVRSSYHARGQAEEVSRKRERGGTE is encoded by the coding sequence GTGCTCCAACCGATCGAGACAACACCGCTTCTGTCGCTTCCCGAGATTGTCGGCTCACCCAAGCCGCCATGGCTGAAGGTCAGGGCCCCCGGCTCACCTAATTACCTTCGGTTGAAGCGGCTCCTTCGCGAGCATCAGCTTCACACCATCTGCGAAGAGGCGTTGTGTCCCAATATCGGCGAGTGTTGGCAGCAGCTTACGGCGACGTTCCTTATTCTGGGCGAGGTCTGCACCCGTAACTGCGGTTTCTGCGCGGCCGCGCATGGAAAGCCGACGGAACTGGATCTGGCCGAGCCGGAGCGTGTGGCCAAGGCGATTTCCGAGTTGGGGCTGGCCCATGTGGTCATCACCTCGGTCAATCGCGATGATCTGGCCGACGGCGGCGCGAGCATCTTTGCGGCAGTCATGCGTCGCATTCGGGAACGTTTGCCCGATTGCAGCGTCGAACTGCTGGTTCCCGATTTCCGTAGTAATGAGGCAGCCCTGCGAACCGTCGTCGAGGCCGCGCCGGCGATTCTCAGCCACAACGTGGAAACAGTTCCCCGATTGTACCGGGAGGTGCGTCCAGGATCGGACTATGAACAGTCGCTCAATCTGTTGGCCAGGGCGAGGCGCATGGCGCCTACGTTGGCGACCAAGTCCGGGGTGATTGTGGGATTCGGTGAGTCGTGGGCAGAACTGCTCAGGACAATGGCGGACCTTCGGGCGGTGGATTGTGACATCCTGACGCTGGGCCAATACCTGCGTCCGAGTCCGATGCACCTGCCGATTAGAAAATATTATACCCCGGAGGAGTTCACGGAACTGAAAGTGATTGGTGACGAGATGGGGTTTAAATATGTGGAATCCGGACCGTTGGTTCGGAGTTCATACCATGCGCGCGGCCAGGCTGAGGAGGTCAGCCGGAAGCGCGAGCGCGGGGGGACTGAGTGA
- the pdhA gene encoding pyruvate dehydrogenase (acetyl-transferring) E1 component subunit alpha yields the protein MHKLERKELVELLRMMLLMRRFEEKCAEMYAMGKIGGFLHLYIGQEAVATGAISVLRPDDYVIASYREHGHALAKGCDPGKIMAELFGRADGLCKGKGGSMHLFDKARNFLGGHAIVAGQIPIGTGAAFASQYEGKDQVTLCFFGDAAVNQGVFHEALNLASLWHLPIVYICENNRYGMGTAVERATTVSELYRRAEAYGIPGEAVDGMDVLAVRECVGAAVERARREHLPSFIEAKTYRFRGHSTADPGTYRTKEEVEREKQRDPVFLFRDRLMADAVMKESDWKALEKEVRVIVEESVRYADASPEPPLEWLCTDVYVSER from the coding sequence ATGCACAAGTTAGAGCGCAAGGAGCTGGTAGAGCTGCTCCGGATGATGCTCCTGATGCGTCGATTCGAGGAGAAGTGCGCCGAGATGTACGCGATGGGAAAGATCGGCGGCTTTCTCCATCTGTATATCGGCCAGGAGGCGGTGGCGACAGGGGCGATCTCCGTCCTGCGGCCGGACGACTACGTCATTGCCAGCTATCGGGAACATGGTCACGCCCTGGCCAAGGGGTGCGATCCCGGTAAAATCATGGCGGAGTTGTTTGGACGGGCAGACGGCCTCTGTAAAGGCAAGGGCGGATCGATGCACCTGTTCGACAAGGCGCGCAACTTCCTGGGCGGCCACGCGATCGTGGCCGGACAGATTCCGATCGGGACCGGCGCCGCCTTTGCGAGCCAGTACGAGGGGAAGGATCAGGTGACGCTCTGCTTCTTTGGGGACGCCGCCGTGAACCAGGGGGTATTTCATGAGGCGCTCAATCTGGCGTCCCTGTGGCACCTGCCGATCGTCTATATCTGCGAGAACAACCGCTACGGCATGGGGACCGCCGTAGAGCGCGCGACCACAGTGAGCGAACTGTATCGGCGGGCTGAGGCCTATGGGATACCCGGAGAGGCGGTCGATGGGATGGACGTCCTGGCCGTTCGGGAATGTGTGGGCGCGGCGGTTGAACGGGCGCGCCGAGAGCATCTTCCCTCCTTTATTGAGGCGAAGACCTACCGATTCCGTGGGCACTCGACGGCGGATCCGGGGACCTATCGAACGAAAGAAGAGGTCGAGCGCGAAAAACAACGGGACCCCGTCTTCCTGTTTCGGGATCGTCTGATGGCCGACGCGGTGATGAAGGAGTCGGATTGGAAAGCGCTGGAGAAGGAGGTTCGAGTCATCGTAGAGGAGTCGGTTCGGTATGCCGACGCCTCCCCGGAGCCGCCACTCGAGTGGCTGTGCACCGACGTCTACGTCTCCGAGCGCTGA
- a CDS encoding pyruvate dehydrogenase complex E1 component subunit beta → MAIITYREALNQALREEMRRDPRVFLMGEEVGLYQGAYKVSQGLLEEFGSKRVIDTPISEAGFTGVGIGAAMVGLRPIVEMMTFNFALVAIDQIVNQAAKILYMSGGQYNVPMVIRGPGGPAHQLAAQHSQSMESYFYHVPGLKIVRPGTPKDAKGLLKSSIRDDDPVIFIESELLYGTKGEVPDGDYTIPLGVGEIKREGRDVTIIAYSTMLLLALQTAEELEREGISVEVVDPRTLRPLDIDLIIESVKKTNRAVVMESGAGFAGIGSGIGAIISEQAFDYLDAPVERVTGANAPTPYAKNLERAKIPSKERLIAAVKKVLAI, encoded by the coding sequence ATGGCGATCATTACCTATCGAGAGGCCCTGAACCAGGCACTCCGCGAAGAGATGCGCCGGGACCCTCGTGTATTCCTGATGGGGGAGGAGGTCGGCCTCTACCAGGGGGCCTATAAGGTCAGCCAGGGTCTGCTCGAAGAGTTCGGTTCCAAGCGGGTGATCGATACCCCGATCAGCGAGGCCGGGTTTACCGGCGTCGGGATCGGCGCGGCCATGGTCGGCCTGCGGCCTATTGTGGAGATGATGACCTTTAACTTCGCGCTGGTGGCAATCGATCAGATCGTTAATCAAGCCGCGAAGATCCTCTATATGTCCGGCGGGCAGTACAATGTCCCGATGGTCATTCGCGGGCCAGGCGGCCCCGCCCATCAACTGGCGGCCCAGCACTCTCAGAGCATGGAGTCATATTTCTATCATGTTCCGGGTCTCAAGATCGTGCGTCCCGGGACCCCCAAGGATGCCAAGGGACTGCTCAAGAGCTCGATTCGGGATGATGATCCTGTCATCTTCATCGAGTCGGAACTGCTGTACGGGACCAAGGGCGAGGTACCCGACGGTGACTACACTATCCCGCTTGGGGTCGGGGAGATCAAGCGCGAGGGACGCGATGTGACTATCATCGCTTACTCCACAATGCTGCTGCTGGCCTTACAGACAGCCGAAGAGTTGGAGCGTGAGGGGATCTCGGTTGAGGTCGTTGATCCGCGTACGCTCCGCCCCCTAGATATTGATCTTATCATCGAGTCGGTCAAAAAGACGAATCGAGCAGTGGTCATGGAGTCGGGCGCCGGATTCGCCGGGATCGGGTCGGGGATCGGCGCGATCATTTCCGAGCAGGCCTTCGATTATCTGGATGCACCGGTCGAGCGGGTCACCGGCGCGAATGCCCCGACACCGTACGCCAAAAATCTTGAGCGCGCCAAGATTCCGAGTAAGGAACGACTGATTGCGGCGGTCAAAAAGGTCCTCGCCATTTAG
- a CDS encoding dihydrolipoamide acyltransferase — translation MAITVVMPRLSDTMEEGKILRWLKKEGDRVEGGEIIAEVQTDKADIEMEAFGSGILRRILVGAGQSAPVGQPIGVIAEADEDIAALVPSGVSSMPAAISTQPTMPAPTGPALETAGRIKASPLARKLAKAQGIDLSMLRGSGPGGRIVRRDLAVATPTSVTAGQQAPSIVSAPAALESAVAIGAPSAEFEDRPLSPMRRAIAKRVAQSMATVPHFYLTVEVAMEKAAELRDAMAIQMPDLKVTFTDIIIRAVAMALGRHPKMNVSFMDDRIRAYSQIHIGIAVALEEGLINPILRDCGGKSLVQIAKEAKGLAERARAQKLRPEEYVGATFTVSNLGMYEIDEFTAIINPPEAAILAVGRIQGKPVVVDGVVQIGQRMRMTLSCDHRAVDGATGAVFLQEVKRLLEQPLHLVL, via the coding sequence ATGGCTATTACCGTGGTCATGCCCCGGTTGAGCGACACCATGGAGGAGGGAAAGATCCTTCGATGGCTGAAGAAGGAAGGGGACCGGGTTGAGGGCGGCGAGATCATCGCGGAGGTCCAGACCGACAAGGCCGATATTGAGATGGAGGCCTTCGGATCCGGTATCCTTCGGAGGATACTTGTCGGGGCCGGCCAGTCGGCGCCGGTCGGCCAGCCCATCGGGGTGATAGCCGAGGCGGACGAGGATATTGCGGCGCTGGTGCCGTCTGGTGTGTCATCTATGCCTGCCGCCATATCGACTCAGCCGACCATGCCCGCGCCGACCGGTCCCGCTCTGGAGACGGCGGGACGGATCAAGGCCTCACCCTTGGCACGGAAGCTCGCAAAGGCCCAGGGGATCGATCTGTCGATGCTCAGGGGATCCGGTCCCGGCGGGCGGATCGTCCGTCGCGATCTGGCTGTTGCGACACCAACATCCGTAACGGCTGGTCAGCAGGCGCCATCAATTGTATCGGCGCCGGCAGCTTTAGAGTCGGCCGTGGCGATCGGCGCTCCGTCGGCGGAATTTGAGGATCGTCCGCTGTCTCCGATGCGCCGGGCGATCGCGAAGCGCGTTGCCCAGAGCATGGCCACCGTCCCTCATTTCTATCTGACGGTCGAGGTGGCCATGGAAAAGGCGGCGGAGTTGCGCGACGCGATGGCGATCCAGATGCCCGATCTCAAGGTAACCTTCACCGATATTATCATCAGGGCGGTAGCGATGGCGCTGGGACGACATCCAAAGATGAACGTCTCGTTTATGGACGACCGGATTCGCGCCTATTCGCAGATCCATATCGGCATTGCGGTGGCGCTTGAGGAGGGGCTGATCAACCCCATATTGCGCGACTGCGGCGGCAAAAGCCTGGTACAGATTGCCAAAGAGGCGAAGGGTCTGGCCGAGCGGGCCAGGGCGCAGAAGTTGAGGCCGGAAGAGTACGTCGGGGCGACCTTTACCGTCTCAAACCTGGGCATGTATGAGATCGATGAGTTTACCGCGATCATCAACCCGCCGGAGGCCGCCATTCTCGCCGTCGGACGAATTCAGGGCAAGCCGGTCGTCGTGGACGGCGTCGTGCAGATCGGCCAGCGGATGCGAATGACATTGTCGTGCGATCATCGAGCGGTGGATGGGGCAACAGGGGCCGTATTCCTCCAAGAGGTGAAGCGGCTGCTTGAGCAACCGTTGCACCTCGTTCTCTAA